The window GGGAGAATATGGCCTTGGTCCCGAGATGCCCATTTCCACCGTAAACCCTGAGGGCCGGGGCATCGACGCGACGATATTCTCTTTTTTGGCCTCAGAAGGCTGCTCCGGGAAAAAAAATGTTGACATCGGCAACTTCTGATGGTATAATCTTTTTAGCTTGAAAAGGAAGGGCATTGTCCCCCCGGCGGAGGACAGTTAGAGCTCTTTATTGGCTTTTTCCGAATTGTCCTGCTATGCGTTTCTCTTCAGCAAAGGAGGTGGTTCAACGAACAACTGCCCAGAGTTATTCCTTAATGACACAACGGAAAGGAGGGATGCTCACAGAGAAGTGCAGCGTCTTGCAGAGGGGCTGGCCTCGGCAGAGGCGTGTAAGTTTCCAGCAGATTCAATTGCCTCGTTCGCAACACTGGAGTTCTTTTAGACATGACTTTGCGACGGCGGAGGTAGCACAATGAGAAAAATTTTGTTCATCACTGTTGCTTTGGGCTTGCTAGTCGGACTCAATGGTCTGACTCTTGCTCGTCCTGTTGACGTAGTCAACCAGGCGAAGATCGCGATGGAAGACAATCCATTCACGCGCGAGCCCTCAACAGCTTTCAGCGGCCCCGATTTCTTCACTTCGCAGGCCGCTGAGACTGTTTGGTACGGAGGGACTGTACTAGCGGGGGGTACCGGAGGACCACTGGGCGCGGTTGGTGGTAAGTGGACATGGAGCCCGGCTGGCTGGGGCGGAATACCGCACAGCGGTCTTTACCTCGATGGTTGGACAAGCCTGGACTTCTTGTCAAGCTCTGATGTGTATTTCAGAGTACATGATCTGAACGACACTCCGTGCTTTGGCACGAAGCCACCTGCTTGGGGCACATATGTAGCCTGGGCTGGCGTGACCACTACTGAGGGAGGCAATCTCTGCTATGCAGCTGGAGCCGGCTATGGGAATAGCTTTAACCAGCTCTTTCAGAACACGATTGCCGTGAGTGGCGACGCGACCACGACGCTTCAGTTCGACTATGCGTACGACAGCGAAGTCGGTTACGATTCCTGCCATGTCGATATCAGCGTTGATGCTGGAGCGACCTGGATACCGCTGCCCGTAAATGGCGGCCTCGGTGGTTATTCAGGCACCGGCAGTGGTACTGAGTCTGTCAATATCGGACCGTATCTTGCTGGTGCGGGGAATATTGAACTCAGGTTCCGTGCTGAGTCTGATGGCGGTTGGTCAGACGAAGACGGTCTGAATGCGACGGCCTGCGGCGAGTTCATCGTTGACAACATCGTGATCACGGAAGCCGTGGCTGGCGTCATCCACAGCTGCAACTTTGAGGCTGGCGCTTGTGGCTGGCAGTGGGTTGGAGCAGTTGGACCAGGCAACTGGGTCCGTCTTGATTACAACCCTGTCATTGACGACCCGTGCATCCCGACTGACCCGCTATGGTGTCAGATGGGAGACAGCGTTGTCGTGATGTACGACCCGAACGGCCCGCCGACTGCACCTCACTGGACCAACCAGGAGAACTGGATTATTTCTCCTAAGATACCCATTAAGGGAACAGCTGGCGATGGACTGCCAGGTCACATGTTCCAGTTTGAGAGATTTGTGAACCTGCCTCTCTACGACCATGTGTTCCTGCAGTGGTTCGTGAGGTATTTCCCGTATGATTGCGGGTTCGGTCCGCGGTGGAGTCCATGGCGGAACAACAACACTGTGTACTACTCAGCCACGAAGGCATGCATCCTCGGAGCCTTTGATGTTTCCGCGTTCATGCCGGTCTGCATTGAGAGTGCGCAGATAGCCATGACGACCATAAACCTCTGCAGTCAGGACCCGTGGAAGTTTGGCTGTACCTTTGTGAACAACACCACGCCATACTTTGACAATGCCAGGTTCGGCTGCACAGGACTTGCGACTGCTCCTATGGTCTCGGATATGGAGTGGGATAAGTATCTGGATATGTTCCCGACCGATGGTACCCTTAGTTGCGCATCTACTGCCAATATAGGGATAGCTAACGGCGGTGGCCAGCCCGCTTACATGTATCTTGGCGACACACTCGTGGTTGACGGCACGACCTGCCCTGGCTTCACAGGGATGGAGGTTTGGCTGCACTTCAGAGTGATACCGGGTTCGTGCACGAACACTGCGGCTACCTGGTTCGGAGTTTATCCTCCATACGTCTGGCATACAGCCAGGATGGATACTGCGCAGAGAGGTGCTGCGCTCTCTACCACTGCCTGGATGGGTGCATTCCACGAAGCAGACCCGAACTACGGTCTTGCCAGCGGCAGATGGGGAGGCGAGGCCAATGATATCCTCCCAGACGGACTCTTCACGCCTGGTACGCACGTTGACTACTACGTGTCTACCAACTACGTAGGGAGTGGCGTCTCGTTCGAGCTCAGGAATGAGGAGCCTGGTTTCGCTGGGCTTCCAGACGATGTCGAGGTTCTGCCATCGTACATGTTCAAGACTACGCCTCCTACAGCTCCTTGCGTGTTGTACTGCGACCATGCAGATTCGCGTGGAGCTCAGAGGTGGATGGAAGACGCCTTGAGATGCGTTCCGACGAACTGGGATCGCTATGACAAGCGGGCGCCGACCTCGGGTATGAGGGATGGTATTGGCCGTATAACCAATATGGAGAAGGGTGCTACCCTTGTTCAGCTCCAGGGTTACAAGTCAGTCCTTCTGGATTGCGACAACATATATACAGACGGTATGACGACCACGGATGCGACCCTTTTCCAGAACTTCCTTGCTGCTGCAACTGCAGATGCACCGAGGTTCCTGTCAATTCAGGGTAACGAGGTTGCAAGGTACCTGAATGCTGAGGCTACCCGGAAGGCGTTCATGAATACCTACATGCAGGCGACATATGTTGCCAGGTACTACTATGTAACCGGTGGCAACACGGCCTACTGCGTGAACCTGACGACTGTTGCTAATAACAAGATTCATGCAGGAGTTGTTGGCGACACGATTTATGCGGTCAGAGGCAATATGTGTCCGAATACGTTCAACATCATTGGCGTTCAGGGAGGCAGTGTGACCGGCGTGGGCGAGCTTGAGTTCAATGATGCGAACCCGACCGTGCATCTGGCCGCTGTTTCCAATGAAGTCAGGGATGTTGGTCTGAACCTTCTCTACCGCACGGTTCTCAGCAGCCATGGTGTCGCGCGCGTTGCTTCGAAGAACTGCCCCGGCGGTGCGTATCGCTGGGCTGCCGGTGATTCCACCGGAATCTGCACGACCCCGCTTAAGGGTTGGCAGCGCAAGGAACGCGACAACGTCAGATGGGGCGGCTTGTACGGCTACTGCTTGGCGTACAATACCGGCACCCCGATTCCTGGCGCTGTGAACGTCGGTACGGTTGATGAGCTTAAGGGTGCGTATCCTAACCCGATGAATCCTT of the Candidatus Eisenbacteria bacterium genome contains:
- a CDS encoding FlgD immunoglobulin-like domain containing protein; the protein is MRKILFITVALGLLVGLNGLTLARPVDVVNQAKIAMEDNPFTREPSTAFSGPDFFTSQAAETVWYGGTVLAGGTGGPLGAVGGKWTWSPAGWGGIPHSGLYLDGWTSLDFLSSSDVYFRVHDLNDTPCFGTKPPAWGTYVAWAGVTTTEGGNLCYAAGAGYGNSFNQLFQNTIAVSGDATTTLQFDYAYDSEVGYDSCHVDISVDAGATWIPLPVNGGLGGYSGTGSGTESVNIGPYLAGAGNIELRFRAESDGGWSDEDGLNATACGEFIVDNIVITEAVAGVIHSCNFEAGACGWQWVGAVGPGNWVRLDYNPVIDDPCIPTDPLWCQMGDSVVVMYDPNGPPTAPHWTNQENWIISPKIPIKGTAGDGLPGHMFQFERFVNLPLYDHVFLQWFVRYFPYDCGFGPRWSPWRNNNTVYYSATKACILGAFDVSAFMPVCIESAQIAMTTINLCSQDPWKFGCTFVNNTTPYFDNARFGCTGLATAPMVSDMEWDKYLDMFPTDGTLSCASTANIGIANGGGQPAYMYLGDTLVVDGTTCPGFTGMEVWLHFRVIPGSCTNTAATWFGVYPPYVWHTARMDTAQRGAALSTTAWMGAFHEADPNYGLASGRWGGEANDILPDGLFTPGTHVDYYVSTNYVGSGVSFELRNEEPGFAGLPDDVEVLPSYMFKTTPPTAPCVLYCDHADSRGAQRWMEDALRCVPTNWDRYDKRAPTSGMRDGIGRITNMEKGATLVQLQGYKSVLLDCDNIYTDGMTTTDATLFQNFLAAATADAPRFLSIQGNEVARYLNAEATRKAFMNTYMQATYVARYYYVTGGNTAYCVNLTTVANNKIHAGVVGDTIYAVRGNMCPNTFNIIGVQGGSVTGVGELEFNDANPTVHLAAVSNEVRDVGLNLLYRTVLSSHGVARVASKNCPGGAYRWAAGDSTGICTTPLKGWQRKERDNVRWGGLYGYCLAYNTGTPIPGAVNVGTVDELKGAYPNPMNPSTTISFAVKSEGKVSLRVFDASGRLVKTLVDTKLGAGNHTVTWDGSNDRGVKVGSGVFFYQIETAGGFKTAKKIVILK